From Pan troglodytes isolate AG18354 chromosome 11, NHGRI_mPanTro3-v2.0_pri, whole genome shotgun sequence, the proteins below share one genomic window:
- the TOR2A gene encoding prosalusin isoform X2: MAAATRGCRPWGSLLGLLGLVSTAAAAWDLASLRCNLGAFCECDFRPDLPGLECDLAQHLAGQHLAKALVVKALKAFVRDPAPTKPLVLSLHGWTGTGKSYVSSLLAHYLFQGGLRSPRVHHFSPVLHFPHPSHIERYKKDLKSWVQGNLTACGRSLFLFDEMDKMPPGLMEVLRPFLGSSWVVYGTNYRKAIFIFISNTGGEQINQVALEAWRSRRDREEILLQELEPVISRAVLDNPHHGFSNSGIMEERLLDAVVPFLPLQRHHVRHCVLNELAQLGLEPRDEVVQAVLDSTTFFPEDEQLFSSNGCKTVASRIAFFL, translated from the exons ATGGCGGCTGCGACGCGCGGCTGCCGGCCCTGGGGCTCGCTCCTCGGGCTGCTCGGGCTGGTCTCGACCGCGGCCGCCGCCTGGGACCTGGCTTCCCTGCGCTGCAACTTGGGCGCCTTTTGCGAATGCGACTTCCGGCCCGACTTGCCGG GTCTGGAGTGTGACCTGGCTCAGCACCTGGCCGGCCAGCATCTGGCCAAGGCGCTGGTGGTGAAGGCGCTGAAGGCCTTTGTGCGGGACCCAGCCCCCACCAAGCCGCTGGTCCTCTCCCTGCACGGCTGGACCGGCACCGGCAAATCCTATGTCAGCTCCCTGCTGGCGCACTACCTCTTCCAGGGCGGCCTCCGCAGCCCCCGCGTGCACCACTTTTCTCCCGTcctccacttcccccaccccagccacatCGAGCGCTACAAG AAGGATCTGAAGAGCTGGGTCCAAGGGAACCTCACTGCCTGTGGCCGCTCCCTCTTCCTCTTCGATGAGATGGACAAGATGCCCCCAGGCCTGATGGAAGTCCTGCGGCCTTTCCTGGGCTCCTCCTGGGTGGTATACGGGACCAATTACCGCAAAgccatcttcatcttcatcag CAACACGGGTGGCGAGCAGATCAACCAGGTGGCATTGGAGGCGTGGCGCAGCCGGCGGGACCGCGAGGAGATCCTCCTGCAGGAGCTGGAGCCGGTCATCTCCCGCGCGGTGCTGGACAACCCGCACC ATGGCTTCTCAAACTCGGGCATCATGGAAGAGCGCCTCCTAGACGCAGTGGTGCCCTTCCTCCCGCTCCAGCGGCACCACGTCCGGCACTGCGTGCTCAACGAGCTggcccagctgggcctggagccaAGGGATGAGGTTGTCCAGGCTGTGCTGGACAGCACCACCTTCTTCCCTGAAGACGAGCAGCTCTTCTCCTCCAACGGCTGCAAGACCGTGGCCTCCCGAATCGCCTTCTTCCTCTGA
- the TOR2A gene encoding prosalusin isoform X4 gives MAAATRGCRPWGSLLGLLGLVSTAAAAWDLASLRCNLGAFCECDFRPDLPGLECDLAQHLAGQHLAKALVVKALKAFVRDPAPTKPLVLSLHGWTGTGKSYVSSLLAHYLFQGGLRSPRVHHFSPVLHFPHPSHIERYKKDLKSWVQGNLTACGRSLFLFDEMDKMPPGLMEVLRPFLGSSWVVYGTNYRKAIFIFIRWLLKLGHHGRAPPRRSGALPPAPAAPRPALRAQRAGPAGPGAKG, from the exons ATGGCGGCTGCGACGCGCGGCTGCCGGCCCTGGGGCTCGCTCCTCGGGCTGCTCGGGCTGGTCTCGACCGCGGCCGCCGCCTGGGACCTGGCTTCCCTGCGCTGCAACTTGGGCGCCTTTTGCGAATGCGACTTCCGGCCCGACTTGCCGG GTCTGGAGTGTGACCTGGCTCAGCACCTGGCCGGCCAGCATCTGGCCAAGGCGCTGGTGGTGAAGGCGCTGAAGGCCTTTGTGCGGGACCCAGCCCCCACCAAGCCGCTGGTCCTCTCCCTGCACGGCTGGACCGGCACCGGCAAATCCTATGTCAGCTCCCTGCTGGCGCACTACCTCTTCCAGGGCGGCCTCCGCAGCCCCCGCGTGCACCACTTTTCTCCCGTcctccacttcccccaccccagccacatCGAGCGCTACAAG AAGGATCTGAAGAGCTGGGTCCAAGGGAACCTCACTGCCTGTGGCCGCTCCCTCTTCCTCTTCGATGAGATGGACAAGATGCCCCCAGGCCTGATGGAAGTCCTGCGGCCTTTCCTGGGCTCCTCCTGGGTGGTATACGGGACCAATTACCGCAAAgccatcttcatcttcatcag ATGGCTTCTCAAACTCGGGCATCATGGAAGAGCGCCTCCTAGACGCAGTGGTGCCCTTCCTCCCGCTCCAGCGGCACCACGTCCGGCACTGCGTGCTCAACGAGCTggcccagctgggcctggagccaAGGGATGA
- the TOR2A gene encoding prosalusin isoform X6 yields the protein MAAATRGCRPWGSLLGLLGLVSTAAAAWDLASLRCNLGAFCECDFRPDLPEGSEELGPREPHCLWPLPLPLR from the exons ATGGCGGCTGCGACGCGCGGCTGCCGGCCCTGGGGCTCGCTCCTCGGGCTGCTCGGGCTGGTCTCGACCGCGGCCGCCGCCTGGGACCTGGCTTCCCTGCGCTGCAACTTGGGCGCCTTTTGCGAATGCGACTTCCGGCCCGACTTGCCGG AAGGATCTGAAGAGCTGGGTCCAAGGGAACCTCACTGCCTGTGGCCGCTCCCTCTTCCTCTTCGATGA
- the TOR2A gene encoding prosalusin isoform X1: protein MAWPSKEKCSAPWGWAGSAADPVDSSHLGLSAIWRTAWWGRCRAESGPKVALFRHRPQGLRAMCIGSLDKRKDTGVPDQVPDMTFSLNLCLGGMCPHHPPVALGLECDLAQHLAGQHLAKALVVKALKAFVRDPAPTKPLVLSLHGWTGTGKSYVSSLLAHYLFQGGLRSPRVHHFSPVLHFPHPSHIERYKKDLKSWVQGNLTACGRSLFLFDEMDKMPPGLMEVLRPFLGSSWVVYGTNYRKAIFIFISNTGGEQINQVALEAWRSRRDREEILLQELEPVISRAVLDNPHHGFSNSGIMEERLLDAVVPFLPLQRHHVRHCVLNELAQLGLEPRDEVVQAVLDSTTFFPEDEQLFSSNGCKTVASRIAFFL, encoded by the exons ATGGCCTGGCCGTCAAAGGAGAAGTGCAGTGCGCCTTGGGGATGGGCGGGGTCTGCGGCTGACCCCGTTGACAGCTCGCATTTAGGGCTGAGTGCAATCTGGAGGACCGCCTGGTGGGGGCGCTGCCGAGCTGAATCAGGCCCGAAGGTGGCTCTTTTCCGCCACAGACCCCAAGGTTTGCGTGCCATGTGCATAGGCAGCTTGGACAAACGTAAGGACACAGGAGTCCCAGACCAGGTTCCAGACATGACGTTCTCCTTGAACCTCTGCCTCGGTGGGATGTGTCCTCACCATCCTCCTGTGGCCCTAGGTCTGGAGTGTGACCTGGCTCAGCACCTGGCCGGCCAGCATCTGGCCAAGGCGCTGGTGGTGAAGGCGCTGAAGGCCTTTGTGCGGGACCCAGCCCCCACCAAGCCGCTGGTCCTCTCCCTGCACGGCTGGACCGGCACCGGCAAATCCTATGTCAGCTCCCTGCTGGCGCACTACCTCTTCCAGGGCGGCCTCCGCAGCCCCCGCGTGCACCACTTTTCTCCCGTcctccacttcccccaccccagccacatCGAGCGCTACAAG AAGGATCTGAAGAGCTGGGTCCAAGGGAACCTCACTGCCTGTGGCCGCTCCCTCTTCCTCTTCGATGAGATGGACAAGATGCCCCCAGGCCTGATGGAAGTCCTGCGGCCTTTCCTGGGCTCCTCCTGGGTGGTATACGGGACCAATTACCGCAAAgccatcttcatcttcatcag CAACACGGGTGGCGAGCAGATCAACCAGGTGGCATTGGAGGCGTGGCGCAGCCGGCGGGACCGCGAGGAGATCCTCCTGCAGGAGCTGGAGCCGGTCATCTCCCGCGCGGTGCTGGACAACCCGCACC ATGGCTTCTCAAACTCGGGCATCATGGAAGAGCGCCTCCTAGACGCAGTGGTGCCCTTCCTCCCGCTCCAGCGGCACCACGTCCGGCACTGCGTGCTCAACGAGCTggcccagctgggcctggagccaAGGGATGAGGTTGTCCAGGCTGTGCTGGACAGCACCACCTTCTTCCCTGAAGACGAGCAGCTCTTCTCCTCCAACGGCTGCAAGACCGTGGCCTCCCGAATCGCCTTCTTCCTCTGA
- the TOR2A gene encoding prosalusin isoform X3 has protein sequence MAWPSKEKCSAPWGWAGSAADPVDSSHLGLSAIWRTAWWGRCRAESGPKVALFRHRPQGLRAMCIGSLDKRKDTGVPDQVPDMTFSLNLCLGGMCPHHPPVALGLECDLAQHLAGQHLAKALVVKALKAFVRDPAPTKPLVLSLHGWTGTGKSYVSSLLAHYLFQGGLRSPRVHHFSPVLHFPHPSHIERYKKDLKSWVQGNLTACGRSLFLFDEMDKMPPGLMEVLRPFLGSSWVVYGTNYRKAIFIFIRWLLKLGHHGRAPPRRSGALPPAPAAPRPALRAQRAGPAGPGAKG, from the exons ATGGCCTGGCCGTCAAAGGAGAAGTGCAGTGCGCCTTGGGGATGGGCGGGGTCTGCGGCTGACCCCGTTGACAGCTCGCATTTAGGGCTGAGTGCAATCTGGAGGACCGCCTGGTGGGGGCGCTGCCGAGCTGAATCAGGCCCGAAGGTGGCTCTTTTCCGCCACAGACCCCAAGGTTTGCGTGCCATGTGCATAGGCAGCTTGGACAAACGTAAGGACACAGGAGTCCCAGACCAGGTTCCAGACATGACGTTCTCCTTGAACCTCTGCCTCGGTGGGATGTGTCCTCACCATCCTCCTGTGGCCCTAGGTCTGGAGTGTGACCTGGCTCAGCACCTGGCCGGCCAGCATCTGGCCAAGGCGCTGGTGGTGAAGGCGCTGAAGGCCTTTGTGCGGGACCCAGCCCCCACCAAGCCGCTGGTCCTCTCCCTGCACGGCTGGACCGGCACCGGCAAATCCTATGTCAGCTCCCTGCTGGCGCACTACCTCTTCCAGGGCGGCCTCCGCAGCCCCCGCGTGCACCACTTTTCTCCCGTcctccacttcccccaccccagccacatCGAGCGCTACAAG AAGGATCTGAAGAGCTGGGTCCAAGGGAACCTCACTGCCTGTGGCCGCTCCCTCTTCCTCTTCGATGAGATGGACAAGATGCCCCCAGGCCTGATGGAAGTCCTGCGGCCTTTCCTGGGCTCCTCCTGGGTGGTATACGGGACCAATTACCGCAAAgccatcttcatcttcatcag ATGGCTTCTCAAACTCGGGCATCATGGAAGAGCGCCTCCTAGACGCAGTGGTGCCCTTCCTCCCGCTCCAGCGGCACCACGTCCGGCACTGCGTGCTCAACGAGCTggcccagctgggcctggagccaAGGGATGA
- the TOR2A gene encoding prosalusin isoform X5, producing the protein MDKMPPGLMEVLRPFLGSSWVVYGTNYRKAIFIFIRWLLKLGHHGRAPPRRSGALPPAPAAPRPALRAQRAGPAGPGAKG; encoded by the exons ATGGACAAGATGCCCCCAGGCCTGATGGAAGTCCTGCGGCCTTTCCTGGGCTCCTCCTGGGTGGTATACGGGACCAATTACCGCAAAgccatcttcatcttcatcag ATGGCTTCTCAAACTCGGGCATCATGGAAGAGCGCCTCCTAGACGCAGTGGTGCCCTTCCTCCCGCTCCAGCGGCACCACGTCCGGCACTGCGTGCTCAACGAGCTggcccagctgggcctggagccaAGGGATGA